The genomic region GTAAGGTTCTTGATCTCCAGAATCGATATGTTTGTCCCGGATTTATTGATGCCCACGTGCATGTGGAAAGTTCCCTGTTGCGCCCCTGTGAGTTTGCTCGGGCGGTGGTCCCCCATGGGGTGACGACCGTGGTGAGCAATCCCCATGAAATTGCCAATGTTTGTGGTCTCGAGGGGATCTATTTCATGCTTGCCGATGGCAAGCGGAGTCCTTTAACGACCTATGTCACTATTCCCTCCTGCGTCCCGGCAACCAATCTGGCAACGTCCGGGGCGGAGTTGTCATTGGCGGCAATCGCGCGGCTGCAGGCGGAACCGCAGGTGATTGGGTTGGGTGAGGTGATGGATGTTCATGGCCTGCTGGCTGGCGATGGACGGGTGCTCGCCGAGCTGGATCGTTTTCGCAGCCAGATTATTGACGGTCATTGTCCCGGATTACAGGGACGGGATCTGAATGCCTATGTGGTGGCTGGTATTACCTCTGATCATGAGTGCTCAACCGTTGCAGAGGCGCAGGAAAAACTGCGTGCAGGGATAAGCCTGTTCATTCGCGAAGGAAGTGTGGCCCATAATCTTGAGGCGCTGGCTCCGATGATTACCCCTGATAATGAGCGCTGGTTTTCTTTTTGCACCGATGACCGCCAGCCTATTGATCTGCAGGGTGAAGGGTCCATCGATCATCTGGTGCGGTTGGCGGTCAGTTATGGGGTGCCGCCGTTGACGGCTATTCGCCTGGCGACCATAAATCCGGCGGTGCACTTCCGTTTATCTGACCGGGGGGCGGTAACCCCCGGGAGGCGGGCTGACCTGATCGTTTTCAGTGATCTGCAGCGGTTGAAAACGGAGTTGGTGTTTCAGGATGGTGTGCTGCGGGCTCGTGATGGCGAATGCCTGTCGGCTGTCGCCGGTGATTGTGCCCAGCAGGATGCTGCATGGCAGATGCAGGATACGGTCCATGTTAACTGGTCCAGGGTTGATTGGCGAATCCCCCGGCAAGGGCCGCAGATGCGGGTTATTGGTGTCGTGCCCGGGCAGCTGTCTACGGAAACCTTGATGCTGGCTCCAGCAACCGCTGGTGGTCAGGTGGTGGCCGACCCCGAGAGAGACGTGGCTAAAATGATGGTTATCGAGCGGCATCGGGCTTCGGGCCGGGTCGGTCGGGGCTTTGTTCACGGTCTAGGGTTGCAACGGGGGGCGCTGGCCAGCACGGTTGCCCACGATCATCATAATCTCATGGTGGTCGGGATTGATAATCGTTCCATGAAGACCGCTGCCAGGACAGCGGCCGCCAGTGGTGGCGGTCAGGCTGTTGCTCTCGGTGACCATATTCTTGCCCATCTGCCGTTACCCATAGCCGGTCTGATGGCCTCGGCCTCACTCGAGGATGTCTGTTTTCAGGTTGGTTTGTTGACTGCAGCGGTCCACACTCTTGGTTCACCACTGCCTGATCCGTTCATGACTATGAGTTTTCTCGGACTTGAGGTTATACCGTCGCTTAAATTGACCGATCGGGGCTTGGTGGATGTCAACAGCCAAAGTTTTGTGCCCCTGTTTTCCGCCTCATGAGTCACAGTCATTGGCTGTGAAAGGATTTCCCGGAGCGTCATGGTGTCTCCACCCTCTTTTTGCTGTGAACTGTTAACCTGGTGTGCCGTTCAGCATCTGGCCCGCGAGCTGGCATTCAAGATACTCGCCTCCCGGTATCATCCTGATCTTATTGTGGCCATTGGTCGAGGCGGCTATGTACCGGCCCGACTGGTTGCCGATTATCTTCAGATATCGCAGCTGACCACCATTAAAATTGAACACTATACTATGGGTGCCCAGCGGCGCCGGTGGGCTAGCATCAGGTATCCCCTGAAAGTCGCGATTGCCGGCATGAAGGTCCTTATTGTCGATGATGTCAACGATACTGGTGAAACGTTGGCCTTGGCCAGCAAGCATCTCGCGATGCATAACCCAAGAGAGAACCGGACGGCGGTATTGCATCATAAAACCGTTTCCCACCTTCAGCCTGATTTTGCCGCTCGGCGGATTATCAAATGGCGCTGGCTTATTTATC from Candidatus Anaeroferrophillus wilburensis harbors:
- the ade gene encoding adenine deaminase, whose translation is MDAARLISLARGSEQVDLLLTNLRLVDVISGEIFPTEIAIAGTTIAGIGFGYGGRKVLDLQNRYVCPGFIDAHVHVESSLLRPCEFARAVVPHGVTTVVSNPHEIANVCGLEGIYFMLADGKRSPLTTYVTIPSCVPATNLATSGAELSLAAIARLQAEPQVIGLGEVMDVHGLLAGDGRVLAELDRFRSQIIDGHCPGLQGRDLNAYVVAGITSDHECSTVAEAQEKLRAGISLFIREGSVAHNLEALAPMITPDNERWFSFCTDDRQPIDLQGEGSIDHLVRLAVSYGVPPLTAIRLATINPAVHFRLSDRGAVTPGRRADLIVFSDLQRLKTELVFQDGVLRARDGECLSAVAGDCAQQDAAWQMQDTVHVNWSRVDWRIPRQGPQMRVIGVVPGQLSTETLMLAPATAGGQVVADPERDVAKMMVIERHRASGRVGRGFVHGLGLQRGALASTVAHDHHNLMVVGIDNRSMKTAARTAAASGGGQAVALGDHILAHLPLPIAGLMASASLEDVCFQVGLLTAAVHTLGSPLPDPFMTMSFLGLEVIPSLKLTDRGLVDVNSQSFVPLFSAS
- a CDS encoding phosphoribosyltransferase; protein product: MVSPPSFCCELLTWCAVQHLARELAFKILASRYHPDLIVAIGRGGYVPARLVADYLQISQLTTIKIEHYTMGAQRRRWASIRYPLKVAIAGMKVLIVDDVNDTGETLALASKHLAMHNPRENRTAVLHHKTVSHLQPDFAARRIIKWRWLIYPWAVIEDLTGFLSRMDNRPTSPTKVVRRFERDYGIKVSLVMAQDLLDLLPRPGLPPAGGCFPG